One genomic segment of Musa acuminata AAA Group cultivar baxijiao chromosome BXJ3-3, Cavendish_Baxijiao_AAA, whole genome shotgun sequence includes these proteins:
- the LOC135632851 gene encoding gibberellic acid methyltransferase 2-like, whose translation MDCTSLVRVAASREKTKGRYASSEGHTWTKELHRILCMQGGEDDMSYAKNSEAPAAAITSSKPLLMESIRSMKLFVSEACIRIADLGCATGYNTLSTMELVVQNLRLRYEKECDHVPEFEAFFCDLPSNDFNSLFRSLQVDSSCSSSRKPYYPAGVPGSFYDRLFPKEKLHLVVSLNALHWLSKIPAVVLDKQSKAWNKGRAWIDGGRKEVVEAYAKQSEEDLKMFLRCRREEMMEGGMLFIVMAGRPQFQEPENQLGDPDSRAKHPFTNSMDQAWQDLLNEGLIDEDTRDMFNIPAYMRSVEEVKTAFDRCSGFKIQQLEFQKIIEHSKEKQQEWIRDPDSYGRAKTNLVRATLKPIVEAHVGDIAEELFERFQTRISKDIDMLHKTCFYGVVVVCAIRMPD comes from the exons ATGGATTGCACCAGCCTAGTCCGTGTTGCCGCCAGCAGGGAGAAAACCAAGGGAAGGTATGCTAGCAGCGAGGGCCACACATGGACAAAAGAGCTTCATAGGATACTATGTATGCAAGGAGGAGAAGACGACATGAGCTATGCGAAAAATTCCGAGGCTCCTGCTGCTGCCATCACGTCATCCAAGCCACTGCTCATGGAATCCATCCGATCCATGAAGCTCTTTGTGTCGGAGGCCTGTATTAGGATTGCAGACTTAGGATGTGCCACGGGCTACAACACGCTGTCCACCATGGAATTGGTAGTCCAGAACCTGAGGCTGCGCTACGAGAAAGAGTGTGATCATGTGCCCGAGTTCGAGGCGTTCTTCTGCGATTTGCCATCGAACGATTTCAACTCCCTCTTCCGGTCCTTGCAGGTCGACTCGTCTTGCAGTTCATCCAGGAAACCGTATTATCCAGCAGGTGTGCCTGGTTCATTCTATGACCGGCTGTTTCCCAAAGAGAAGCTTCATTTGGTTGTTAGCCTGAACGCCCTGCACTGGCTTTCCAAG ATACCAGCTGTTGTGTTGGACAAGCAGTCCAAGGCGTGGAATAAAGGCCGAGCATGGATAGATGGAGGCAGGAAGGAGGTGGTGGAAGCATACGCGAAGCAGTCCGAGGAGGACCTCAAGATGTTCTTGCGATGCCGAAGGGAAGAGATGATGGAGGGAGGGATGCTGTTCATAGTGATGGCTGGGAGGCCTCAGTTTCAGGAACCGGAGAACCAATTAGGCGACCCGGACTCACGAGCCAAGCACCCTTTCACCAACTCCATGGATCAGGCATGGCAGGACTTACTGAATGAG GGATTGATCGATGAAGATACAAGAGACATGTTTAACATCCCTGCCTACATGAGGAGCGTAGAAGAGGTTAAGACAGCATTCGATCGATGCAGTGGATTCAAGATCCAGCAACTGGAGTTCCAGAAAATTATTGAGCACTCCAAGGAGAAACAACAGGAATGGATCAGGGATCCAGATTCGTACGGCCGAGCCAAAACTAATCTAGTACGAGCAACACTGAAGCCTATCGTCGAGGCACATGTCGGAGACATCGCCGAAGAACTGTTCGAGCGATTTCAGACGAGGATCTCCAAAGACATCGACATGCTCCACAAAACCTGTTTTTATGGCGTCGTTGTCGTGTGCGCCATCAGGATGCCGGATTGA